The Priestia aryabhattai genome includes a window with the following:
- a CDS encoding YgaP family membrane protein yields MKPNIGIVNALIRLTLGFTLLSWTTSRLSRRPYKNSYIFLGLMGALKVAEGITRFCPLTYSYDSCQKHDEHEHHPNGNEETYNPS; encoded by the coding sequence ATGAAACCGAATATCGGCATTGTTAACGCATTAATTCGACTTACACTAGGCTTTACCCTTCTTTCTTGGACCACATCTCGTTTATCTCGTAGACCGTACAAAAATTCATACATCTTCTTAGGGTTAATGGGAGCTTTAAAAGTTGCAGAAGGCATCACGCGTTTTTGCCCCCTTACGTACTCATATGATTCATGTCAAAAACACGATGAACATGAACACCATCCAAATGGAAATGAAGAAACATATAATCCTTCATAA
- the purD gene encoding phosphoribosylamine--glycine ligase: protein MNVLVIGKGGREHTIAWKASKSPLVNEVFVAPGNPGMRDVATIVPIDESSQEELVLFAKENKIGLTIVGPENPLIEGIVDRFEQEGLPVFGPRKQAAMIEGSKSFAKELMKKYDIPTAAYETFTSYEEAKAYVEKQGAPIVIKADGLAAGKGVTVALTVEEAVDTLRDFLVDQKFKEASTKVVVEEFLDGEEFSLMAFVRGTNVYPMVIAQDHKRAFDGDQGPNTGGMGAYSPVPQISDAEVQEAVENILLPMAKGLAEEGCEYTGILYAGLIQTQKGPKVIEFNARFGDPETQVVLPRMKSDLVDVLLRILKEEKVEIEWDDEAAIGIVLAAAGYPEDYQKGAPINGLDAISEDALVFHAGTALENDTYVSNGGRVLLVGAKGATLQEAQQEVYKQMAHIDVEKGFFYRKDIGHRALTKAALK from the coding sequence GTGAATGTTTTAGTTATTGGAAAAGGCGGAAGAGAGCATACAATTGCATGGAAAGCTTCAAAAAGTCCACTTGTTAACGAAGTGTTTGTAGCACCAGGAAATCCAGGCATGAGAGATGTTGCAACGATTGTACCAATCGATGAAAGCAGCCAAGAAGAGCTTGTGCTATTTGCAAAAGAAAATAAGATTGGATTAACAATTGTTGGACCAGAAAATCCGCTAATTGAAGGCATTGTTGATCGATTTGAACAAGAAGGTCTTCCAGTCTTTGGACCGCGCAAACAAGCAGCGATGATTGAAGGAAGCAAAAGCTTTGCAAAAGAGCTCATGAAAAAGTATGATATTCCAACCGCAGCGTATGAAACATTTACGTCTTACGAGGAAGCAAAAGCATATGTGGAAAAGCAAGGCGCTCCAATTGTTATTAAAGCAGACGGCTTAGCGGCTGGAAAAGGTGTAACTGTTGCTTTAACAGTGGAAGAAGCTGTAGACACATTACGTGATTTTCTAGTTGACCAAAAATTTAAAGAAGCAAGTACAAAAGTAGTTGTAGAAGAATTTTTGGACGGTGAAGAATTTTCATTAATGGCATTTGTACGCGGTACGAATGTGTATCCAATGGTAATTGCACAAGATCATAAGCGTGCTTTTGACGGCGATCAAGGTCCGAACACAGGCGGCATGGGAGCTTACTCTCCTGTTCCGCAAATCAGCGATGCAGAAGTACAAGAGGCTGTAGAAAACATCTTACTTCCAATGGCTAAAGGATTAGCTGAAGAAGGCTGTGAATATACAGGAATTTTATACGCTGGTCTAATTCAAACACAAAAAGGACCAAAAGTGATTGAGTTTAATGCGCGTTTTGGAGATCCTGAAACACAGGTTGTACTGCCGCGTATGAAAAGCGATTTAGTCGATGTGCTTCTTCGCATTTTGAAAGAAGAAAAAGTAGAAATTGAATGGGATGACGAAGCGGCTATCGGAATTGTATTAGCAGCAGCCGGTTACCCAGAAGATTATCAAAAAGGCGCGCCAATTAACGGGTTGGATGCGATCAGTGAAGACGCGCTTGTTTTCCACGCTGGTACAGCTTTAGAAAACGACACATACGTCTCAAACGGCGGCCGCGTTCTATTAGTAGGTGCTAAGGGAGCAACACTTCAAGAAGCACAGCAAGAAGTATACAAACAAATGGCTCATATCGATGTAGAAAAAGGCTTTTTCTATCGCAAGGACATCGGCCATCGTGCATTAACAAAAGCAGCTTTAAAATAA
- a CDS encoding YerC/YecD family TrpR-related protein: MQINKLRGKELDQLFQAILSLENIEECYQFFDDLCTVNEIQSLAQRLEVARMLREGNTYHKIETETGASTATISRVKRCLNYGSDAYQMVLERLQEDSNQK, encoded by the coding sequence ATGCAAATCAACAAACTACGAGGAAAAGAATTAGATCAGCTATTTCAAGCGATTTTATCATTAGAAAACATTGAAGAATGCTATCAATTTTTTGATGACCTATGTACAGTTAATGAAATTCAATCATTAGCACAGCGCTTAGAAGTAGCAAGAATGCTAAGAGAAGGCAACACGTATCATAAAATTGAGACGGAAACTGGAGCAAGCACAGCCACTATTTCCCGTGTTAAACGCTGCTTGAATTATGGAAGCGATGCGTATCAAATGGTGTTAGAACGCCTTCAAGAAGATTCAAACCAAAAATAA
- a CDS encoding adenine deaminase C-terminal domain-containing protein codes for MPEQRYRWKSKHIRQQLLVLNGQKAPTIVLKDATYLNARMKQWKKAHIWVYQDRIVYVGAEMPKHTDASTEIIDCREKYVVPGYIEPHVHPFQLYNPQTFSQYAAKHGTTTLFNDNLILALQLEQKTAFSLIEEMKTLPQSLYWWCRFDSQTEIDEEADIFSHTNITSWLQNEAVLQGGELTSWPKLLDGDDLMLHWVQETKRMRKHIEGHFPGASAFTLAKMKLLGADSDHESMTGEDVVARLTQGYDVALRHSSIRPDLPKLLQELKELQVDYFDHITMNTDGSPPSFYQNGVSDMLITLAISEGVPVLDAYNMVSVNIARYYNMEHLHGHVATGCVANINILEDPMQPTPISVLAKGKWMKKEGKEQAVASVEFPWEKFGFSPLKLDFDLTMDDFQFSMPVGVKMKNAVIMEPYSIHLNVSGDVLASDHDESFLVLVDREGKWRINTLLKGFATNVSGLASSFSNTGDFILIGKSKKDMMCAFKRMKEIGGGIVITEDEKVVYELDLPLKGVMSNLPMEELSKREVELKKVLGERGYKHDDPVYSLLFFSSTHLPYIRITPVGIYDVMNKKVLFPSIMR; via the coding sequence ATGCCGGAACAAAGATACCGCTGGAAGAGCAAACATATTAGACAGCAGCTTTTAGTATTAAACGGTCAAAAAGCACCAACTATTGTCTTAAAAGATGCAACATATTTGAACGCTCGAATGAAGCAGTGGAAAAAAGCACATATTTGGGTTTACCAAGATCGTATTGTATACGTTGGCGCAGAGATGCCTAAGCACACAGACGCTTCTACAGAGATTATAGACTGCCGTGAGAAATATGTGGTTCCTGGGTATATTGAGCCGCATGTTCACCCATTTCAGTTATATAATCCCCAGACTTTTTCCCAATATGCAGCCAAGCATGGAACAACGACTTTATTTAATGATAATTTAATTCTCGCTTTACAGCTTGAACAAAAAACGGCATTTTCATTGATTGAAGAAATGAAAACGTTACCACAGTCGCTGTATTGGTGGTGCAGATTTGATTCCCAGACGGAAATTGATGAAGAGGCTGATATCTTCTCGCATACGAACATTACTTCTTGGCTACAAAATGAAGCTGTCTTACAAGGAGGCGAACTGACAAGTTGGCCGAAGCTTTTAGACGGAGATGATTTAATGCTTCACTGGGTTCAAGAGACAAAACGGATGAGGAAGCATATTGAAGGACATTTTCCAGGGGCGTCAGCATTTACCTTGGCAAAAATGAAATTGCTCGGGGCAGACAGCGATCATGAGTCTATGACAGGGGAAGATGTTGTTGCTCGGTTAACGCAAGGGTATGACGTCGCTTTGCGCCACTCTTCGATTCGGCCAGATTTGCCAAAATTGCTGCAGGAGTTAAAAGAGCTGCAGGTAGATTATTTTGACCATATTACGATGAATACAGACGGCTCTCCGCCTTCGTTTTACCAAAATGGGGTGTCAGATATGTTAATTACATTAGCTATTTCAGAAGGGGTTCCCGTGTTAGATGCTTATAATATGGTGTCTGTAAATATTGCTCGCTATTATAATATGGAACATTTGCACGGGCATGTAGCAACGGGATGTGTGGCTAATATTAATATTTTAGAAGATCCGATGCAGCCTACCCCGATATCTGTGTTAGCAAAAGGAAAGTGGATGAAAAAAGAAGGTAAAGAACAAGCGGTAGCCTCAGTAGAATTTCCGTGGGAAAAGTTTGGTTTTTCACCGTTAAAGTTAGACTTTGATTTAACGATGGACGATTTTCAATTCTCAATGCCAGTAGGCGTAAAAATGAAAAATGCCGTTATTATGGAGCCGTATTCAATTCACTTAAATGTGAGCGGAGATGTATTAGCTTCTGACCATGATGAAAGCTTCTTAGTGCTGGTGGACCGAGAAGGCAAATGGCGGATCAATACGCTTTTAAAAGGATTTGCCACAAATGTATCGGGACTGGCGAGTTCGTTTTCAAATACAGGTGATTTTATTTTAATTGGAAAATCGAAAAAAGATATGATGTGTGCATTTAAACGTATGAAAGAAATTGGAGGCGGTATTGTCATTACAGAAGATGAGAAAGTAGTATATGAACTGGATCTTCCGTTAAAAGGAGTCATGTCGAATCTGCCGATGGAGGAGTTAAGTAAACGGGAGGTGGAACTCAAGAAAGTGTTAGGTGAACGAGGATACAAACACGATGATCCTGTCTATTCACTGCTGTTCTTTTCGTCTACACATTTGCCTTATATTCGTATCACGCCAGTAGGAATTTATGATGTTATGAATAAAAAAGTACTTTTTCCGTCTATAATGCGTTAA